One Curtobacterium sp. MCLR17_032 genomic window carries:
- a CDS encoding HAD family hydrolase: MTTPRAACFDLDGTLFDHVGAARLGAAAFLERQGAESTEATLASWFAAEEEQFERWRLGEVSFPEQRRQRLRTVLPPLGCVIPADDAGVDAMFADYLRSYRAAWRTFPDVADLLRDLRAQGYRVGLLTNGSEEQQLDKLAQTGIDQLFDVVCVSERIGFQKPDARAFVALAAEVGVRPADCVFFGDDPVRDVAGARSAGMPGVLIDRATQDAATVRDLVFSTMASRGDTGAAES, from the coding sequence ATGACGACCCCGCGGGCAGCCTGCTTCGACCTGGACGGCACGCTGTTCGACCACGTCGGTGCAGCTCGGCTCGGGGCAGCGGCGTTCCTCGAGCGCCAGGGAGCGGAGAGCACGGAGGCCACGCTCGCCTCCTGGTTCGCCGCGGAGGAGGAGCAGTTCGAACGGTGGCGTCTCGGGGAGGTCAGCTTCCCTGAGCAACGTCGGCAGCGCCTCCGGACCGTGCTGCCGCCGCTCGGTTGTGTCATCCCCGCAGACGACGCGGGGGTCGACGCGATGTTCGCGGACTACCTCCGCTCGTACCGGGCTGCGTGGCGGACGTTCCCCGACGTCGCGGACCTCTTGCGAGACCTCCGTGCGCAGGGGTACCGCGTCGGGCTCCTCACCAACGGGTCCGAGGAACAGCAGCTCGACAAGCTCGCGCAGACCGGGATCGACCAGCTGTTCGACGTCGTGTGCGTCTCGGAGCGGATCGGGTTCCAGAAGCCCGACGCTCGTGCGTTCGTGGCACTCGCGGCCGAGGTGGGAGTCCGCCCCGCCGACTGCGTCTTCTTCGGCGACGATCCCGTCCGCGACGTAGCCGGCGCTCGATCTGCCGGGATGCCAGGCGTCCTGATCGACCGCGCGACGCAGGACGCGGCGACCGTCAGGGACCTCGTGTTCTCGACCATGGCTTCCCGGGGTGACACCGGCGCAGCAGAGTCGTAG
- a CDS encoding YchJ family metal-binding protein, translating into MSPDRCPCLSGNPYDECCGPLHAGAPAPTAERLMRSRFSAFALGLPEYLLRSWHPRTRPESLDLDPGQRWTRLDIVGTRSGGPFDSAGTVTFRAWWRSDTERGTLEETSDFVRECGHWYYVDGVVV; encoded by the coding sequence GTGAGCCCCGACCGCTGCCCCTGCCTGAGCGGCAACCCCTACGACGAGTGCTGCGGCCCCCTCCATGCCGGTGCGCCCGCACCCACCGCCGAACGGCTGATGCGGTCGCGGTTCTCCGCCTTCGCGCTCGGCCTGCCGGAGTACCTGCTCCGCAGCTGGCACCCGCGCACCCGGCCGGAGTCGCTCGACCTGGACCCCGGGCAGCGCTGGACGCGGCTCGACATCGTCGGCACCCGGTCGGGAGGCCCGTTCGACTCCGCCGGCACCGTCACCTTCCGCGCATGGTGGCGCTCCGACACCGAGCGCGGGACGCTCGAGGAGACGAGTGACTTCGTCCGCGAGTGCGGGCACTGGTACTACGTGGACGGTGTTGTGGTCTGA
- a CDS encoding GNAT family N-acetyltransferase, whose amino-acid sequence MVLVGGRTVLDVISPELARRIVARDEQPGDDWHPEYPFADELDPLRSLAAASSTDPVFTMYLIRRRSDGSAVGGIGFFGPPDGTGTVEFGYGLVPSARGAGIATEAVELALQHAADNGARAAVADTDVANVPSQRVLEKNGFVEVRRGAALVFYRRELV is encoded by the coding sequence GTGGTCCTCGTCGGTGGTCGAACCGTGCTCGACGTCATCTCGCCGGAGCTCGCGCGCCGCATCGTCGCGCGTGACGAGCAGCCGGGGGACGACTGGCATCCGGAGTACCCGTTCGCGGACGAGCTCGACCCGCTGCGGTCACTCGCGGCCGCGTCGAGCACCGACCCGGTCTTCACCATGTACCTGATCCGGCGGCGATCGGACGGCTCGGCGGTCGGCGGCATCGGGTTCTTCGGGCCGCCGGACGGCACCGGGACCGTGGAGTTCGGGTACGGGCTCGTCCCGTCGGCCCGGGGCGCAGGAATCGCGACCGAGGCCGTCGAGCTGGCACTCCAGCATGCGGCTGACAACGGGGCACGGGCGGCCGTCGCGGACACCGACGTCGCGAACGTCCCCTCGCAGCGGGTCCTCGAGAAGAACGGCTTCGTCGAGGTCCGGCGCGGCGCAGCGCTCGTGTTCTACCGACGTGAGCTCGTCTGA
- a CDS encoding NADPH-dependent FMN reductase, with translation MSSLNLPVFSCSLDPASVSRRLAEHTADAISSQGHRSTVVDLADVSLPPFDNDGVFDSDVFSAVHRVIDEADGVVLAFPIYNWAPSSTVKSLIESTGATGAGRRAAWFDKVVTFVCAAGLPHSTMATGPLAQSLMLDFKCIVNPYTAYFSERDWDGDQLRPDRADRLDKTVSVHVELAQLLQGRTYSSDWEV, from the coding sequence GTGTCGTCGCTGAACCTCCCGGTCTTCTCCTGCAGCCTCGACCCGGCGAGCGTGAGCCGCCGACTCGCCGAGCACACGGCTGACGCCATCTCCTCGCAGGGACATCGGAGCACGGTGGTCGATCTAGCGGACGTCTCGCTGCCGCCGTTCGACAACGACGGTGTGTTCGACAGCGACGTGTTCAGCGCCGTGCACCGCGTCATCGACGAAGCGGACGGTGTCGTCCTCGCCTTCCCGATCTACAACTGGGCGCCGTCATCGACGGTGAAGTCGCTCATCGAGTCCACCGGCGCGACCGGTGCAGGTCGGCGTGCGGCATGGTTCGACAAGGTCGTCACGTTCGTCTGCGCTGCCGGTCTGCCGCACAGCACGATGGCGACCGGACCACTCGCGCAATCACTGATGCTGGACTTCAAATGCATCGTGAACCCCTACACGGCGTACTTCTCCGAGCGGGACTGGGACGGCGACCAGCTGCGGCCGGACCGCGCCGATCGTCTCGACAAGACGGTGTCGGTCCACGTCGAACTGGCGCAACTGCTGCAGGGCAGGACGTACTCGTCGGACTGGGAGGTCTGA
- a CDS encoding organic hydroperoxide resistance protein translates to MSLDIVYTAAAHATGGGRDGHVRTEDDRIDLDTRPPKEMGGSGEGTNPEQLFAAGYAACFLGALHAAGRELTLDTTGAEVSAEVSIGGNGSGGFGLAVELDVYAPSVAGPERQRLVELAHTICPYSNATRGNITVTLSLVD, encoded by the coding sequence ATGAGTCTCGACATCGTCTACACCGCAGCCGCCCACGCCACCGGAGGCGGCCGCGACGGACACGTCCGCACCGAGGACGACCGCATCGACCTCGACACCCGACCGCCGAAGGAGATGGGCGGCAGCGGCGAGGGTACCAACCCCGAACAGCTCTTCGCCGCCGGGTACGCGGCCTGCTTCCTCGGCGCGCTGCACGCCGCCGGCCGTGAGCTGACGCTGGACACCACCGGCGCCGAGGTCTCCGCCGAGGTCAGCATCGGCGGCAACGGCTCGGGCGGCTTCGGCCTGGCCGTCGAGCTCGACGTCTACGCACCGAGCGTCGCCGGACCCGAACGACAGCGGCTGGTCGAGCTCGCGCACACCATCTGCCCCTACTCGAACGCCACGCGCGGCAACATCACGGTGACGCTCTCGCTCGTCGACTGA
- a CDS encoding MFS transporter has translation MATAHAPSSFLLGAIRSARSRYGGVLRRPGALGFFLPAALARLGVAMTGLGLLFSVQHASGSFAVAGAATGSFAVAEAAVGPQVARLVDRWGQSVTVPAVTVVHVVAVIAAVLLAGSAPVAVTLAAVVLAGAAMPQPGALSAARWAGLLAEPTALRVAFSLEATVNDAVFLVGPVLATLASSLLAPWAGSAAAAMLVAVGCGVVSLQRHTAPRPHRPRASHTREPSHVLAVPGFRWTLGVNLGLGCFFGAVPLLVTAVAAARGMQPLIGVVLALSSAASIVAGLAYGALRTSPRPQVVQLVASIVLAVAVLIGAAWPTLAGLMVMLLVGGTAIAPLVASSSQIVQATVPAAALTQGFTWINSASAAGIALGAALTGALVAHSGVGAAAIGVSGLVLIAVASAVVAARR, from the coding sequence ATGGCGACTGCGCATGCTCCTTCGTCGTTTCTCCTCGGAGCCATCCGCTCGGCACGCTCCCGCTACGGGGGCGTCCTCCGCCGTCCAGGCGCGCTCGGGTTCTTCCTGCCAGCGGCGCTCGCCCGTCTCGGCGTCGCGATGACCGGGCTCGGCCTGCTGTTCTCGGTCCAGCATGCGTCGGGGTCCTTCGCCGTCGCCGGCGCCGCGACGGGCTCGTTCGCCGTCGCCGAGGCAGCGGTGGGACCGCAGGTCGCCCGCCTCGTGGACCGTTGGGGACAGTCGGTGACGGTGCCGGCGGTCACCGTCGTCCACGTCGTGGCCGTCATCGCCGCGGTCCTCCTCGCCGGGTCGGCTCCGGTCGCGGTCACGCTGGCGGCCGTCGTCCTCGCCGGTGCCGCGATGCCGCAGCCCGGCGCGCTGTCGGCGGCACGGTGGGCGGGCCTCCTGGCCGAACCGACGGCGCTCCGCGTCGCGTTCTCGCTCGAGGCGACCGTCAACGACGCGGTGTTCTTGGTCGGACCGGTCCTCGCGACGCTCGCGAGTTCGCTCCTGGCCCCCTGGGCCGGGTCGGCCGCGGCGGCGATGCTCGTCGCGGTCGGCTGCGGCGTCGTGTCGCTGCAGCGGCACACGGCCCCGCGACCGCACCGGCCGCGGGCGTCTCACACCCGGGAGCCGTCGCACGTCCTCGCCGTGCCGGGCTTCCGCTGGACGCTCGGCGTGAACCTGGGGCTGGGCTGCTTCTTCGGCGCCGTTCCGCTGCTCGTCACGGCCGTCGCCGCCGCCCGGGGCATGCAACCCCTCATCGGAGTCGTCCTCGCCCTGTCCAGTGCGGCGAGCATCGTGGCAGGGCTCGCGTACGGCGCACTCCGGACGAGTCCGCGGCCACAGGTCGTCCAGCTGGTCGCGTCGATCGTGCTCGCCGTGGCCGTCCTGATCGGGGCCGCGTGGCCGACGCTCGCGGGCTTGATGGTGATGCTGCTCGTCGGCGGGACGGCGATCGCTCCGCTCGTCGCGTCGTCGTCACAGATCGTGCAGGCGACGGTGCCGGCTGCGGCGCTGACACAGGGGTTCACCTGGATCAACTCCGCATCGGCCGCGGGCATCGCCCTCGGCGCTGCGCTCACCGGCGCGCTCGTCGCGCACTCCGGCGTCGGCGCTGCGGCGATCGGCGTCTCCGGTCTCGTCCTGATCGCGGTGGCGTCCGCCGTCGTGGCGGCACGCCGCTGA
- a CDS encoding maleylpyruvate isomerase N-terminal domain-containing protein, translating to MVPRQLFATTAAWFVEVVDALPTPADDPPLWTAPALGVWDVRALVGHTNRALLTVAAYLSAKDSPDESHDVVDAVGYLRATAGSVADPDDVAARGVAAGAALGSEPAAAVALARDRALAAVDTAGREARITVVGGLRLPVDEYLRTRVLELVVHGDDLVRAVAGAGHVVDVAVPVEAVRASSLLLAEAAVRRGDGPLLLRALSGRGALPAGYSAL from the coding sequence ATGGTCCCCCGCCAGCTCTTCGCCACGACTGCGGCCTGGTTCGTCGAGGTCGTCGATGCCCTGCCGACGCCGGCGGACGACCCCCCGCTCTGGACCGCCCCGGCGCTCGGCGTCTGGGACGTCCGCGCCCTCGTCGGACACACGAACCGGGCACTGCTGACCGTCGCCGCCTACCTGTCGGCGAAGGACTCCCCCGACGAGTCCCACGACGTCGTGGACGCCGTCGGCTACCTCCGCGCCACCGCGGGCTCCGTCGCCGACCCCGACGACGTCGCCGCCCGGGGCGTCGCCGCCGGCGCTGCGCTCGGCTCCGAACCGGCAGCTGCGGTGGCCTTGGCTCGTGACCGCGCACTCGCTGCGGTCGACACCGCCGGCCGGGAGGCCCGCATCACCGTCGTGGGCGGCCTCCGTCTCCCCGTGGACGAGTACCTCCGCACCCGGGTGCTGGAACTCGTCGTGCACGGAGACGACCTGGTGCGTGCGGTCGCCGGAGCCGGCCACGTCGTGGACGTCGCGGTGCCGGTGGAGGCGGTGCGGGCCTCCAGTCTGTTGCTCGCCGAGGCGGCGGTCCGGCGTGGGGACGGGCCGCTGCTGCTGCGGGCGCTGTCGGGCCGCGGGGCGCTGCCAGCGGGCTACAGCGCACTGTGA
- a CDS encoding histidine phosphatase family protein produces MHCTFLTHPEVVVDPAVPIEDWGLSPQGVARAGRAASVLPRPERLVSSTERKALDTAAVLARSWQLDAEVDARLGEMDRSATGYLDPQEFEPTVDAFFARPLESVRGWERAVDAQRRIEQAVRQLVAETPQRSIVFVAHGGVGALLLASLTRVPITPELDQPGMGSMFRFDPTRWEALSTWQRIAWNSGSADTTGRPATVPGQGPGVKPGSSPTPNPTTSGASTTTNAPIPTTTAPTSETSAVSSPRSPTSPAARPASPPPGTAVIALENRARIGSSAIPAQ; encoded by the coding sequence ATGCACTGCACGTTCCTCACCCACCCCGAGGTCGTCGTGGACCCCGCCGTGCCGATCGAGGACTGGGGCCTGTCACCGCAGGGAGTTGCTCGCGCCGGACGTGCCGCTTCTGTCCTGCCCCGGCCGGAGCGGCTGGTCAGCAGCACCGAACGGAAGGCGCTCGACACCGCCGCGGTGCTCGCCAGGTCGTGGCAGCTCGACGCCGAAGTCGACGCGCGACTGGGCGAGATGGACCGCAGCGCCACGGGCTACCTCGATCCGCAGGAGTTCGAGCCGACCGTCGATGCGTTCTTCGCCCGGCCTCTGGAGTCGGTCCGCGGATGGGAACGGGCCGTCGATGCGCAGCGCCGGATCGAGCAGGCGGTCCGTCAGCTCGTCGCCGAGACGCCGCAGCGGTCGATCGTGTTCGTGGCGCACGGCGGGGTCGGGGCGCTCCTGCTGGCGAGCCTCACCCGGGTCCCGATCACCCCCGAGCTCGACCAGCCGGGCATGGGCAGCATGTTCCGGTTCGACCCGACGCGCTGGGAGGCACTGTCCACCTGGCAACGGATCGCCTGGAACAGCGGGTCGGCTGACACGACGGGTCGACCGGCGACGGTCCCCGGTCAGGGCCCCGGAGTGAAGCCGGGCAGCAGCCCCACACCCAACCCGACCACCAGCGGTGCGAGCACGACGACGAACGCGCCGATCCCCACCACCACGGCACCGACCAGCGAGACGAGCGCGGTCAGCAGCCCGAGGAGCCCCACGAGTCCGGCCGCCCGTCCGGCGTCGCCGCCGCCCGGAACAGCGGTCATCGCGCTCGAGAACAGGGCGCGCATCGGGTCGTCAGCCATCCCGGCACAGTAG
- a CDS encoding shikimate dehydrogenase: MALTFPDADRTELAVLGSPIAHSLSPTLHAAAYDVLGVPFSYGRHEVASGGLAAFVAGLGSEWRGLSLTMPLKREVLPLLDRMTPLVDELGVANTVAFRREGSSVVLAGANTDVEGIVRPVAALGHVPGEATILGGGATAASALTASLRLGASLVRVFLRDTAKASDLVLLAARLGVTLEVHDLQDLGSADPMGFVVSTLPGGAADELPLVPSGPDAVLFDVAYEPWPTRAATAWTAAGGRVLNGLDMLSEQAIGQIRFFLTGDEDELLPAEAEVRRAMRAAVGLPETIG; encoded by the coding sequence GTGGCCCTCACCTTCCCTGACGCCGACCGCACGGAACTCGCCGTTCTCGGCTCCCCGATCGCGCACTCGCTCTCCCCCACGCTGCACGCTGCGGCCTACGACGTGCTCGGGGTGCCGTTCTCGTACGGGAGGCACGAGGTCGCCTCCGGTGGGCTCGCCGCGTTCGTCGCGGGGCTCGGCTCCGAGTGGCGTGGCCTCAGTCTCACGATGCCGCTGAAGCGCGAGGTGCTCCCCCTGCTCGACCGGATGACCCCGCTCGTCGACGAGCTCGGAGTCGCGAACACGGTCGCGTTCCGCCGCGAGGGCTCGTCGGTCGTCCTGGCGGGTGCGAACACCGACGTCGAGGGGATCGTCCGCCCGGTCGCGGCGCTCGGTCACGTGCCGGGCGAGGCCACCATCCTGGGCGGCGGGGCGACCGCGGCGAGCGCCCTCACCGCGTCACTGCGACTCGGCGCCTCACTGGTGCGGGTGTTCCTGCGCGACACCGCCAAGGCGAGTGACCTGGTGCTGCTGGCGGCTCGACTCGGTGTGACGCTCGAGGTGCACGACCTGCAGGACCTCGGTTCGGCGGACCCGATGGGCTTCGTGGTGTCGACGCTGCCGGGGGGCGCGGCGGACGAACTGCCCCTCGTGCCGTCCGGTCCGGACGCGGTGCTGTTCGACGTGGCGTACGAGCCGTGGCCGACCCGGGCCGCCACGGCGTGGACGGCGGCGGGCGGCCGGGTGCTGAACGGCCTCGACATGCTCAGCGAGCAGGCGATCGGGCAGATCCGTTTCTTCCTGACCGGGGACGAGGACGAACTGCTGCCCGCCGAGGCCGAGGTCCGCCGGGCCATGCGCGCTGCCGTGGGCTTGCCGGAGACCATCGGCTGA
- a CDS encoding SOS response-associated peptidase: MCGRFVVSDTTADLLPELVGELAARTEHVDEDTGEVHAGLASSWNVAPTDPVYAVRQRHGQRELPQISWGFVPSWAKDFQKQRPKPINARIETVATSGMFKRAFATNRCIVPAQGYYEWVVREDGKEPHFVHEPGGALAMAGVVSAWPDPTKPEDDPDKWRLSLAIITRDAHVAPGEVHDRMPAFLTPDGYDAWLGDGAGTDDLLALLDRESLEVAAGLEQYEVARTVNSVRNDGPHLIEPLF, translated from the coding sequence ATGTGTGGCCGCTTCGTCGTCTCCGACACCACCGCTGACCTGCTGCCCGAACTCGTCGGGGAGCTCGCGGCGCGCACCGAGCACGTCGACGAGGACACCGGCGAGGTCCACGCCGGCCTCGCGTCGAGCTGGAACGTCGCGCCGACCGACCCCGTGTACGCGGTCCGGCAGCGGCACGGGCAGCGCGAACTGCCGCAGATCAGCTGGGGCTTCGTACCGAGCTGGGCGAAGGACTTCCAGAAGCAGCGCCCGAAGCCGATCAACGCCCGCATCGAGACCGTCGCCACGAGCGGCATGTTCAAGCGGGCGTTCGCGACGAACCGGTGCATCGTGCCGGCGCAGGGCTACTACGAGTGGGTCGTGCGGGAGGACGGCAAGGAGCCGCACTTCGTCCACGAGCCCGGCGGAGCGCTGGCGATGGCCGGTGTCGTCAGTGCCTGGCCCGACCCCACGAAGCCCGAGGACGACCCGGACAAGTGGCGACTGTCGCTCGCGATCATCACGCGGGACGCCCACGTCGCTCCGGGTGAGGTGCACGACCGGATGCCGGCGTTCCTGACCCCCGACGGCTACGACGCCTGGCTCGGCGACGGTGCCGGCACCGACGACCTGCTCGCGCTGCTCGACCGGGAGTCGCTGGAGGTCGCGGCGGGCCTCGAGCAGTACGAGGTCGCGCGGACGGTGAACAGCGTGCGGAACGACGGGCCGCACCTCATCGAGCCGCTGTTCTGA
- a CDS encoding ornithine carbamoyltransferase, giving the protein MRSLTTLDAWSADDVEAVFALADAYDQGRGPTTHGAAVLFFPSTSLRTRVTFERGASLMGLQPIVFPDTTLDKPEALADVAEYLAPWADIVVARHPDLAVIEQLAAAQALPVVNAMTNENHPCEVLADLFSLRRHGEITALRFLFVGADGNIARAWQEAARVLQLDLVQCCPADLATPGAVWTDDLEAAVRSADVVLTDGPGRHADALAPFRVTAELLDLAPTGVRFAPCPPFIRGREVSADAIDHPAFVGHAFKAPLLPVQQAVMAFCLDLG; this is encoded by the coding sequence ATGCGGTCCCTCACCACCCTCGACGCCTGGTCGGCAGACGACGTCGAAGCGGTCTTCGCCCTCGCTGACGCCTACGACCAGGGCCGCGGTCCGACGACGCATGGCGCAGCCGTCCTCTTCTTCCCGTCGACGAGCCTGCGCACGCGTGTGACGTTCGAACGCGGAGCGTCCCTGATGGGCTTGCAGCCGATCGTGTTCCCGGACACGACGCTCGACAAACCGGAGGCGCTCGCGGACGTCGCCGAGTACCTGGCTCCTTGGGCCGACATCGTCGTGGCCCGGCACCCGGACCTGGCGGTCATCGAGCAGCTGGCCGCGGCGCAGGCGCTGCCCGTCGTGAACGCAATGACCAACGAGAACCATCCGTGCGAGGTGCTCGCCGACCTGTTCTCGCTGCGCCGACACGGCGAGATCACCGCGCTCCGCTTCCTCTTCGTGGGCGCGGACGGCAACATCGCCCGCGCCTGGCAAGAGGCCGCTCGCGTCCTGCAGCTCGACCTGGTGCAGTGCTGCCCCGCTGACCTCGCGACTCCGGGTGCGGTCTGGACCGACGACCTGGAGGCTGCGGTGCGGTCAGCAGACGTGGTCCTGACCGACGGACCCGGCCGTCATGCCGACGCGCTCGCGCCGTTCCGCGTCACCGCGGAGCTGCTCGACCTGGCGCCGACCGGAGTCCGCTTCGCGCCCTGCCCGCCGTTCATCCGCGGCCGAGAGGTGAGCGCCGACGCGATCGACCACCCCGCCTTCGTCGGGCACGCCTTCAAGGCACCGCTGCTCCCCGTGCAGCAGGCCGTCATGGCGTTCTGTCTGGACCTCGGATGA